ATTGAGCAAATTAATGGACTACTTTTCTTTGGTGGAAATGAACTTAAAATTATAGGAAATACTTTTGTTGTTCGTCCAATAGGAAGCAAAGTTGAAATAGCTGCACCCAAAATAAAGACTATTGACAGAGAGTATATTAAAAGTATTTCATCAAGAGCAATGAGAGATATTGAACAAAATGATTTTGATAGTGCAATCACAAAATCGAGAACTCTTTTAGAAGAAACTTTCTGTTATGTTATAGAAAAGAAGAATGAAGTTCCCTCCGATAGTGGAGATATTGGAAAGTTGTACAAGCAAGTAAAAACTCTTTACAATATGCACAATGATGCTAATACGGACAGGAGAATAAACACATTACTCTCTGGATTAAATAGCATTGTTTCTGCAATAGCTGAAATGAGAAATAAAGATAGTGACGCACATGGTGTAGGTGCAAAGAGAATAACTATTTATGAACATCATGCAAGATTATTTGTTAATGTTTCGGTGGCTATGGCAGACTTTATTCTATCTGTTCAGCAAAAAAATCCATAATGAATCTCATCTACCATTTCGGTACTCGAGATAACAAAAATGACCACACCAGAGTATTGATTTACTCTAGTGTGGTCATTTTGTTTTGAATTCCGTTTGAAGGCTTCACTTAAAAATAGTTATTTCATCAAATCCCTAAGTGAGCCTCACAAATAGCTTATCTCTTTTTTATTTTAGTTGTTATTTTTTATTATATCGATCACTTTTTTAGATGTATCCGCTTTTTTAAGTTCCAATAACAGCTTTTTATTACTTAGAGTATTCATTATATTTTGAAGAACGGTAAGCTGGTCTTTGGGAGCATTTACCGCAAGCATGAATACAAGTTCTATATCCAGTATATTTGATGATGTACCCATTTCAATAAATTTAATAGGCTTTTTCAGCTTTGCTATGGTTATACATGAATTCAGTACGTGTTCTGCATCGGTATGCGGTATTGCCACTTTTACACCCGGAGAGGGAAGTCCCGTAGGAAATACTTTTTCTCTGTTTATTATTGCATTTTTGAAACTGTTCTTTACAAATTTTTTCTTTGTTAAAACATCAGATAGATTTGTAAGAAGTTCATCGCTGTTTTCCGCTTCTACATCGAATAATACCAAGTCTTCATACAGTAAATCCTCTATATTCATTAGTTTTGTTTTCTCTTTACTCATTTTGCTTACCTCATTTGTTAGTTTTGCTTTTGTTTGGCGTGAACAAAAACAATTTCAGTATTGAATATTCCATTATGATATTCATTAAAAATAAAGAAGTGGTATGATTTTGAATTATAGCATAAATAAATTGATTTTTAAATATTCTTTTGCCGTTATAAATGTCTATGATTTCCTAATGAAGGCTTTTAGGAAAAATTTTCCTAATGATTTTTTATATGTTCTGAACTTATGTTTTTATAAAAAATACTCAAAGATTTAATTAAAATCCTTTTAAATAAAGGCATTATATTATTTTTATCTCCCAAATGTATTTTAAACACTAAATAAAAAATAATATGAAAACTTTTCCTATTATTTATATTTGTCGGAAATCTTACATAATCCGCTTATATCGGTTTGGATGTAGAATTATTGAAACAAAATAATAAATAAAGGAAGGAATAAAAAATATGAAAGAGTTTATGGTAAGACCAAGTGTTTATAAATTCGATACCGTAAGAGAGTTTATAAAGGATTTTGATCTCGGGAAAGAAGATTTTATACTGACAACAAAACCTGTGTTTGAGTTTCATTTAAAGGAGTTAAATTTAGAGTGTCAGATTAAATTCTATGAGATGTACGGTGAGGGGGAACCCAGTGATGAAAAAGTTGAAAAGATATATGAAGATATAGTAGGAACTCCCAAAAGAGTAATAGCGGTGGGAGGAGGTTCGGTCTTGGATATAGCAAAGCTTTTCAGCCTGAAAAGAATAACTCCCGTCGAAGACTTATATGATGGCAAATTTGAACCTATAAAAGATAAAGAGCTTGTTTTAGTTCCCACAACATGCGGTACCGGCAGTGAAATTACCAATATAGCCATTTTGGAACTTATTAATAAAGGTACGAAAAAAGGGTTATCTTCCGATGAAATGTTTGCCAACGCTGCAGTTTTGATACCGGAGCTTTTACAGGGGCTTCCTTTTAAAGTATTTGCATCTAGCTCCATAGATGCTTTGATACACGCTGTCGAATCGACTCTATCTCCGAACGGGAATGAAATCACGAGGATTTTCAGTTATAAAGCTGTGGAGATGATTTTAAAGGGGTATATTTTAATAAGAGATAAAGGCGAAGAGTACAGGAGCGAACTTTTGGGAGATTTTTCTCTCGCAAGTCTTCTTGCAGGCATAGCATTTTCCAATGCGGGGTGTGCCGCCGTACATGCTTTGAGTTATCCTTTGGGTGCAAAATATCATATTCCTCATGGTGAATCTAACTATGCTGTTTTTATGGGTGTGATGAATAATTATATGGAATTAAAGACAGACGGAGAAATAAAGGTTTTAAGAACCTTTATTAGTAAAATCCTTTCATGTGACGAAGAAGATGCTTTTATCGGATTGGAAGAATTGCTGGAATGTATATTAACAAAGAAAAAATTATCAGAGTATGGTGTATCAGAATATGAGCTTGTTATCTTTGCTAAATCAGTTATGGAAAATCAAGAAAGACTCATGAAAAATAATTTTGTAGAACTGGATGAAGAAAGAGTTCTTAAAATTTATAAAGAATTATATTAAGGAGAATAAAATGAGCGTTATAACAATAATCGGAGCGGGAATGATGGGAAGTGCACTTTCTTTTCCCGCAAGTGATAACAGTCACGATATAAGGATAGTGGGGACTCCTCTAGATAAAGATATAATCGAACAGGCAAAACTCACGAATTATCATATAACATTAAAGAGATATCTTCCCGATGGGATTAAATTTTATAGCGACAATGAAATGGAAGAGGCGATAAAAGGAAGCGATTTGATTATAGGAGGAGTCAGCAGTTTCGGTGTAGACTGGTTTTTAAAGGAAGTCCTTTCTAAAATACCGAACTCTATACCCGTTCTTTCCGTTACTAAGGGGATGATCGATTTAGGTGACGGGAATATGCTTACATATCCGGAGTACTACAGAAAATATACAAATCCATACAAAAGTTTGAATGCGATAGGAGGTGCATGCACGAGTTATGAGCTTGCGGATAAAGATAATACACATGTATGTTTCTGCGGAGATGATATAAATGTTTTAAGAATACTTAAACGAATGCTGGAAACGGATTATTATCACATAAGTATTTCACAGGACGTAAGAGGCGTGGAGAGTGCTGTTGCACTTAAAAACATCTATGCTCTTGCTGTTACGCTTGCAGTCGGAATAAGTGAAAAAAAAGAAGGTAAAGGAGTTATTCATTACAACTCTCAGGCGGCTTTGTTCGGACAGAGCGTAAGGGAGATGATGAAGCTTATAAAAATACTCGGAGGGAATGAAGAGAATATCGTGTTCGGTGCAGGAGATTTATATGTAACGATATTCGGAGGCAGGACAAGGAAAATAGGAGTATTGCTTGGAAAAGGCTTTAACATAGATGAGGCTTTGGATACGCTTAAAGGTGTAACTTTGGAATCGGTGGTAATAGCAGGACGAGCCGCTACGGCAGTGAAAGAGCTGATCGGGAAAAATAAAATAGATAGAAAAGATTTTCCTTTGCTCCTTCACGTTGACGATATAATAACAAATAAAGCTATGGTGGATATCCCATGGGATGATTTTGAAATAGAAAGAGAATTATGATCGGAAACGGCTTTGCCGTTTCTTTTTTTATGTCAAGTTAATGATGTGTTATAAATAAAAAATTATTAAATAAATAGGGATTTTTTAATGATCATTTCCTAATCATTAGGAAACGTCCGTTGTAACAGATATATTTTTTA
This region of Anaerofustis stercorihominis DSM 17244 genomic DNA includes:
- a CDS encoding 4-hydroxybutyrate dehydrogenase, translated to MKEFMVRPSVYKFDTVREFIKDFDLGKEDFILTTKPVFEFHLKELNLECQIKFYEMYGEGEPSDEKVEKIYEDIVGTPKRVIAVGGGSVLDIAKLFSLKRITPVEDLYDGKFEPIKDKELVLVPTTCGTGSEITNIAILELINKGTKKGLSSDEMFANAAVLIPELLQGLPFKVFASSSIDALIHAVESTLSPNGNEITRIFSYKAVEMILKGYILIRDKGEEYRSELLGDFSLASLLAGIAFSNAGCAAVHALSYPLGAKYHIPHGESNYAVFMGVMNNYMELKTDGEIKVLRTFISKILSCDEEDAFIGLEELLECILTKKKLSEYGVSEYELVIFAKSVMENQERLMKNNFVELDEERVLKIYKELY
- a CDS encoding PTS sugar transporter subunit IIA; amino-acid sequence: MSKEKTKLMNIEDLLYEDLVLFDVEAENSDELLTNLSDVLTKKKFVKNSFKNAIINREKVFPTGLPSPGVKVAIPHTDAEHVLNSCITIAKLKKPIKFIEMGTSSNILDIELVFMLAVNAPKDQLTVLQNIMNTLSNKKLLLELKKADTSKKVIDIIKNNN
- a CDS encoding glycerol-3-phosphate dehydrogenase — protein: MSVITIIGAGMMGSALSFPASDNSHDIRIVGTPLDKDIIEQAKLTNYHITLKRYLPDGIKFYSDNEMEEAIKGSDLIIGGVSSFGVDWFLKEVLSKIPNSIPVLSVTKGMIDLGDGNMLTYPEYYRKYTNPYKSLNAIGGACTSYELADKDNTHVCFCGDDINVLRILKRMLETDYYHISISQDVRGVESAVALKNIYALAVTLAVGISEKKEGKGVIHYNSQAALFGQSVREMMKLIKILGGNEENIVFGAGDLYVTIFGGRTRKIGVLLGKGFNIDEALDTLKGVTLESVVIAGRAATAVKELIGKNKIDRKDFPLLLHVDDIITNKAMVDIPWDDFEIEREL
- a CDS encoding abortive infection family protein, which gives rise to MDNDTFSLLRNKEIIAILDGDTKYGDYEFEDYTTIKIAMPYLSGADLCALSTLFGLPVTYSWNGGALSRWQYLDNLLEHCIKDNKCSSLLAHMFSLNQFSKILNGHAADEIKKAHKTIVDKIIEQINGLLFFGGNELKIIGNTFVVRPIGSKVEIAAPKIKTIDREYIKSISSRAMRDIEQNDFDSAITKSRTLLEETFCYVIEKKNEVPSDSGDIGKLYKQVKTLYNMHNDANTDRRINTLLSGLNSIVSAIAEMRNKDSDAHGVGAKRITIYEHHARLFVNVSVAMADFILSVQQKNP